A single Brachionichthys hirsutus isolate HB-005 chromosome 17, CSIRO-AGI_Bhir_v1, whole genome shotgun sequence DNA region contains:
- the etaa1a gene encoding ewing's tumor-associated antigen 1, whose amino-acid sequence MNPPSGLTGKTAKPNRLSRTSRLSPKVDSPRTNQTGSSEFKTPTRILRSRSAAASSAESPCNDSDVQQDIVWDATSPSPNRYGTGSRRQRRGGGVDISEIVKRIAPKHGRPEAAEPSLQKWIGDSAAIPCTPEVQVPKAKRKSPRPNAVDDLLKLARQFDLNMFHQEEQQEEEQEEQEEEQEEQEERRRRRGPELLPVLLDFETDHSPVEKETDARTDDPWGDDLDYLFDGPTQQVMESFSRASSGVEPAWSGVVTATRKDDFEDDWESDDLLNDSLVLEMTQNPLNFIAPEHCSTQNPSRTRPRVQSPAEVPVGGRLGQSGASKADKENTRQRETFKMESRPNSSVKGILTDAWRNSSNGSEPKDGQQSRASSGKSVAVEAGSQPPPNTAKSDSQRRSAPSGGQSRPKLNSARPAPADPHLPDLVWDDPADDDLLCEMCDVLEDRVQSALPPANQKARPWASGRPAPVGSKCVQYTFKKLNNPVATATSRVITHLPERPPSAGGGGCSAAEIEQKKQQAMARRRQRLQAAQNRRAPP is encoded by the exons ATGAACCCTCCGTCTGGTCTGACAGGCAAAACGGCAAAGCCGAACCGGCTGAGCAGAACCTCCAGGCTGTCCCCGAAGGTGGACTCTCCGCGCACCAACCAGACGG GTTCTTCAGAGTTTAAGACTCCCACCAGAATCCTGAGGTCCAGATCGGCGGCTGCTTCCAGCGCAGAGTCTCCGTGCAATGACTCCGACGTCCAGCAGGACATCGTCTGGGACGCCACCTCGCCTTCACCCAACCGATACGGTACCGGCAGCCGGCGG cagcgccgcggcggcggcgtggacaTCTCAGAGATCGTTAAACGGATTGCACCAAAG CATGGAAGACCGGAGGCTGCAGAACCGTCGCTACAGAAGTGGATCGGGGACAGCGCCGCCATTCCCTGCACGCCGGAGGTTCAAGTCCCCAAAGCCAAGAGGAAATCCCCGAG GCCGAACGCAGTGGACGACCTGCTGAAACTGGCCCGGCAGTTCGACTTGAACATGTTCCatcaggaggagcagcaggaggaggagcaggaggagcaggaggaggagcaggaggagcaggaggagcggcggcggcggcgaggtcCGGAGCTTCTGCCAGTCTTGTTGGATTTTGAGACAGACCACAGTCCAGTTGAGAAGGAGACGGACGCACGGACGGATGACCCCTGGGGGGACGACCTGGATTACCTTTTTGATGGACCGACTCAACAGGTGATGGAAAGTTTCAGTCGGGCGTCGTCAGGAGTTGAACCCGCCTGGTCTGGTGTCGTCACGGCAACCAGGAAGGATGATTTTGAGGACGATTGGGAAAGCGACGACCTGCTAAACGACTCGCTGGTGTTGGAGATGACGCAGAATCCACTGAACTTCATTGCTCCAGAACACTGTTCAACCCAGAACCCGTCCAGAACCCGTCCAAGAGTCCAAAGTCCAGCGGAGGTTCCCGTTGGTGGACGGCTCGGCCAATCAGGTGCCTCGAAAGCGGACAAAGAGAAcacgagacagagagagacttTTAAGATGGAGTCTCGTCCTAATTCCTCCGTGAAGGGGATCCTGACCGACGCGTGGAGGAACTCGAGTAACGGATCAGAACCAAAGGACGGTCAGCAGAGCCGGGCTTCATCCGGTAAGAGCGTTGCGGTCGAGGCCGGATCGCAGCCGCCGCCAAACACCGCGAAGTCGGACTCTCAGAGACGTTCTGCTCCGTCTGGTGGACAATCCAGACCCAAACTGAACTCCGCCCGTCCTGCACCAGCCGACCCCCACCTCCCGGACCTGGTTTGGGACGACCCGGCTGACGATGACCTGCTCTGTGAGATGTGTGACGTTCTGGAGGACCGGGTCCAGAGCGCTCTTCCACCGGCCAATCAGAAAGCTCGACCCTGGGCTTCAGGCCGACCGGCGCCTGTCGGTTCGAAGTGCGTGCAGTACACCTTCAAGAAGCTGAACAACCCTGTTGCTACGGCGACCAGCAGAG TTATAACTCATCTGCCGGAGCGTCCCCCGTCTGCAGGCGGGGGGGGATGTTCAGCAGCCGAGATCgagcagaagaagcagcaggCGATGGCGAGACGGCGACAGCGACTACAGGCCGCCCAGAACCGCCGAGCTCCGCCCTGA